In the genome of Lathyrus oleraceus cultivar Zhongwan6 chromosome 4, CAAS_Psat_ZW6_1.0, whole genome shotgun sequence, the window GAGCGGCGCCCATGCAACCTGTCAATGTTGTGTAATGCTGAATTCATCAGTTGTATCTTTGTTGCTTGCCCTAGTTTTGTTTTGAATTTATAGCATGTACTTTGCCAGCAAAACGTTGATTTTCACGACAGGCTCATTATATTCACCAAAGACATAAATGGTCCGTGTTTAGGGGGCAGTGTATTTTTTTCAGTTTCTGAAAGCTGTATGCTTATTATAAATACTATGCAATATAGATGATTTTGGAAAGTTGTGATTATTCTGTTCATAGTTTGCTCTTGTTTACATCCTTCTGAAATCTCACTTATATTGGTACAACCTTTTGGTTCACTAGTATCTTCACTTCATGTCCCTCAATTCATGTGACCAAACTTAATCATTGGCGTTCGGCGAGTTTCGATGTAATTTGTCGATAACAATAACCTGGAGAGTTGCCATAAAGTTTGCAATACTACCACAACTTACTTTTTATATGCAGCCAAAGTTTTAAACCGTGGTCTGCAAATGCAATTGCGGTTTGAGACCTCTGTGTAAAGGCTTGGAGGTCTCTTCATACTGGGTACTCATGTTTGATACATTGCTAAATATAAATTAATCTATTGAACAAAGAAACATATAAGACTTTATCATTACAActcatttaaaaaaaatgataGATTTTTGTGATCTTAAAAAAGTTTAATACATATGTTAAAATTACAATACAAACTTGTTATCCCTTCAATACATCACTAGGTGTCAGTACAGGTGCATCCAACTGATAAATATTAAGTGCAGGACCCACAAACCTAAACACTATCCAAGCTCCAATCATGATATAGATCGAAGCATATGCAAATTTATTAAGCCAAAACAGAGCACCTTTCTCTCCCACATAAAGCTCCATTGCCTTCTCTTGAAAACTCATTTCCTCCCATTTCTTAGGAGGAGCATCTGCCTTACTGGGTTGCTCTATGCTATTTGTAACAGTTCCTTTCTCCCTCTGCCGTTTCGCTTGTCTCCTTGTTCTTCTCCTGAGCCTTAGCTCAACCAGTTTAGCCGGTGTTGTAGTTGGTGCTTGAATTGAGTTTGTTTCATCCTGGTCT includes:
- the LOC127074666 gene encoding uncharacterized protein LOC127074666, producing MGTTSLSSNSPSLINFILTRRSTSLPSTRHNNFLTLQPHTSLPFHSITCSSSSGNSNAAETDQDETNSIQAPTTTPAKLVELRLRRRTRRQAKRQREKGTVTNSIEQPSKADAPPKKWEEMSFQEKAMELYVGEKGALFWLNKFAYASIYIMIGAWIVFRFVGPALNIYQLDAPVLTPSDVLKG